In Raphanus sativus cultivar WK10039 chromosome 5, ASM80110v3, whole genome shotgun sequence, the following proteins share a genomic window:
- the LOC108857838 gene encoding uncharacterized protein LOC108857838 isoform X1: MQSRDPAQPQNQHMVSFSFSSQMSREEEEMARSALSAFRAKEDEIEKRKMEVRERVKTQLGRVEEETRRLANIREELESMADPMRKEVSWVRKKIDSVNKELKPLGATVQKKEREYKEALDTFNEKNREKVQLLTKLMEVGQLVGESEKLRMKKLEELSMNIETE, encoded by the exons ATGCAGAGTAGAGATCCTGCTCAGCCTCAGAACCAGCACATGGTGAGCTTCAGCTTCAGCAGTCAGATGTCTagagaagaggaggagatgGCTCGTTCTGCTCTCTCTGCGTTTAGGGCTAAAGAGGATGAGATCGAGAAGAGGAAAATGGAGGTTCGTGAACGGGTCAAGACTCAGCTTGGTCGTGTCGAGGAAGAAACCAGACGTCTCGCCAACATCCGCGAG GAGCTTGAGTCTATGGCAGATCCAATGAGGAAGGAAGTTTCTTGGGTGCGTAAGAAGATCGATAGCGTCAACAAAGAACTCAAACCATTAGGCGCAACAGTTCAAAAGAAG GAAAGGGAGTACAAAGAAGCATTGGATACATTCAATGAGAAGAATCGTGAGAAAGTTCAGTTGCTCACCAAGCTAATGGAG GTGGGACAGTTGGTTGGAGAAAGCGAGAAGCTGAGGATGAAGAAGCTTGAGGAGCTTAGCATGAACATAGAAACCGAGTGA
- the LOC108857838 gene encoding uncharacterized protein LOC108857838 isoform X2 encodes MQSRDPAQPQNQHMVSFSFSSQMSREEEEMARSALSAFRAKEDEIEKRKMEVRERVKTQLGRVEEETRRLANIREELESMADPMRKEVSWVRKKIDSVNKELKPLGATVQKKEREYKEALDTFNEKNREKVQLLTKLMELVGESEKLRMKKLEELSMNIETE; translated from the exons ATGCAGAGTAGAGATCCTGCTCAGCCTCAGAACCAGCACATGGTGAGCTTCAGCTTCAGCAGTCAGATGTCTagagaagaggaggagatgGCTCGTTCTGCTCTCTCTGCGTTTAGGGCTAAAGAGGATGAGATCGAGAAGAGGAAAATGGAGGTTCGTGAACGGGTCAAGACTCAGCTTGGTCGTGTCGAGGAAGAAACCAGACGTCTCGCCAACATCCGCGAG GAGCTTGAGTCTATGGCAGATCCAATGAGGAAGGAAGTTTCTTGGGTGCGTAAGAAGATCGATAGCGTCAACAAAGAACTCAAACCATTAGGCGCAACAGTTCAAAAGAAG GAAAGGGAGTACAAAGAAGCATTGGATACATTCAATGAGAAGAATCGTGAGAAAGTTCAGTTGCTCACCAAGCTAATGGAG TTGGTTGGAGAAAGCGAGAAGCTGAGGATGAAGAAGCTTGAGGAGCTTAGCATGAACATAGAAACCGAGTGA